One region of Alosa sapidissima isolate fAloSap1 chromosome 1, fAloSap1.pri, whole genome shotgun sequence genomic DNA includes:
- the pex19 gene encoding peroxisomal biogenesis factor 19: MASASDPQVEEDTDLDELLDSALNDFDKTNVPPSVPEAAAGPDAEKGDGKKAPLLEDSQFFESLFEGEMANQAKEEWERAMAELAQEEPELLQHFQKLSEAAGKVGTDVASQQEFTSCLKDTLSGLAKNADYLQSSGLAGDDLAKTLEGLGLEDNGEGGGGGGGGEDGNILPIMQSIMQNLLSKEVLYPSLKEITQKYPEWLNSNKESLTPEDFSRYEQQHKIMGDICSQFEKDGDQESTFENILELMQKLQDLGQPPKELAGEAPPGLNFDMESLNIPGAPGAGPAEQCSIM; encoded by the exons ATGGCGTCAGCGTCGGATCCCCAGGTTGAAGAAGACACCGATTTGGATGAATTATTGGACA GTGCCCTCAATGACTTTGACAAGACAAACGTTCCACCTTCTGTCCCAGAGGCAGCTGCTGGTCCAGATGCAGAAAAGGGAGATGGGAAGAAG GCCCCTCTGCTGGAAGACAGTCAGTTTTTTGAGTCCCTGTTTGAAGGGGAGATGGCGAACCAGGCCAAAGAGGAGTGGGAGAGGGCAATGGCTGAGCTTGCCCAGGAGGAGCCAGAGCTGCTGCAGCATTTTCAAAAACTGTCTGAAGCAGCAGGGAAAGTCG GCACTGATGTAGCTTCACAGCAGGAATTCACCTCATGTCTGAAAGACACCCTCAGTGGACTTGCAAAAAATGCAGACTACTTGCAG AGTTCAGGTTTAGCTGGAGACGACCTAGCAAAGACACTAGAAGGATTGGGATTAGAGGATaatggagaaggaggaggaggaggaggaggaggagaggatggaaaTATTTTACCCATAATGCAATCGATCATGCAAAATTTGCTCTCCAAGGAAGTTCTGTACCCATCACTCAAAGAGATTACACAGAAG TATCCTGAGTGGTTAAACAGCAACAAAGAGTCCCTTACTCCAGAGGACTTCAGTCGTTATGAGCAGCAGCACAAGATCATGGGAGACATTTGCTCCCAGTTTGAGAAAGATGGAGATCAGGAAAGCACTTTTGAGAATATCCTGGAACTAATGCAGAAG CTGCAAGATCTGGGACAACCACCAAAAGAGTTGGCAGGAGAAGCG CCTCCTGGCCTGAACTTCGATATGGAATCTTTGAATATCCCAGGAGCACCTGGGGCTGGACCTGCTGAGCAGTGCTCAATTATGTGA
- the elavl1a gene encoding ELAV-like protein 1a isoform X2 has translation MAVRRGHIRYLKEVHDMSNGYEDHMADEGKDARTNLIVNYLPQNMTQDELRSLFSSIGEVESAKLIRDKVAGHSLGYGFVNYLNPSDAERAINTLNGLRLQSKTIKVSYARPSSDTIKDANLYISGLPKTMTQKDVEDMFTRYGRIINSRVLVDQGTGMSRGVAFIRFDKRAEAEDAIKDLNGQKPPGATEPITVKFAANPNQAKNSQIISQIYHAQSRRFGGPVHHQAQRFRFSPMSVDHMSGISGVNVPGNSTSGWCIFIYNLGQDADEGILWQMFGPFGAVTNVKVIRDFNTNKCKGFGFVTMTNYEEAAMAIASLNGYRLGDKILQVSFKTNKSHK, from the exons ATGGCAGTCAGAAGGGGACACATTAGATACTTAAAA GAGGTGCATGACATGTCTAACGGTTACGAAGATCACATGGCAGATGAAGGCAAAGATGCCAGAACAAACCTTATTGTCAATTACCTGCCCCAGAACATGACCCAAGATGAACTACGCAGCCTCTTCAGCAGTATTGGGGAGGTAGAGTCTGCCAAGCTTATCCGTGATAAAGTGGCAG gcCACAGTTTAGGGTACGGATTTGTTAACTATCTTAACCCTAGTGATGCAGAAAGGGCAATCAATACACTCAATGGGCTGAGACTACAGTCTAAAACTATCAAG GTTTCTTATGCCAGACCAAGCTCAGACACCATAAAGGATGCCAACCTGTACATTAGTGGGCTGCCCAAAACCATGACGCAGAAAGATGTGGAGGACATGTTTACTCGCTATGGTCGAATCATTAACTCACGCGTTCTCGTTGACCAGGGAACAG GTATGTCGCGAGGTGTGGCATTCATTCGCTTTGACAAGCGAGCAGAGGCTGAAGACGCCATTAAGGACTTGAATGGCCAGAAACCACCTGGTGCCACAGAGCCCATCACCGTGAAGTTTGCTGCCAACCCCAACCAGGCGAAGAACTCTCAGATTATCTCGCAGATCTACCATGCGCAGTCCCGGCGCTTTGGAGGGCCCGTTCACCACCAGGCCCAGAGGTTCAG GTTCTCACCCATGAGTGTGGACCATATGAGCGGCATCTCTGGGGTGAACGTCCCCGGGAACTCCACCTCTGGCTGGTGCATCTTCATCTACAATCTGGGCCAGGATGCCGACGAGGGCATTCTTTGGCAGATGTTCGGCCCGTTTGGAGCGGTCACCAACGTCAAAGTCATCCGAGACTTTAACACCAATAAATGCAAAGGGTTTGGCTTTGTGACCATGACAAACTACGAGGAGGCAGCAATGGCCATTGCTAGCCTCAACGGTTATCGCCTTGGGGACAAAATCTTACAGGTGTCTTTTAAAACCAACAAGTCTCACAAGTAA
- the elavl1a gene encoding ELAV-like protein 1a isoform X1: MAVRRGHIRYLKEVHDMSNGYEDHMADEGKDARTNLIVNYLPQNMTQDELRSLFSSIGEVESAKLIRDKVAGHSLGYGFVNYLNPSDAERAINTLNGLRLQSKTIKVSYARPSSDTIKDANLYISGLPKTMTQKDVEDMFTRYGRIINSRVLVDQGTGECSMSRGVAFIRFDKRAEAEDAIKDLNGQKPPGATEPITVKFAANPNQAKNSQIISQIYHAQSRRFGGPVHHQAQRFRFSPMSVDHMSGISGVNVPGNSTSGWCIFIYNLGQDADEGILWQMFGPFGAVTNVKVIRDFNTNKCKGFGFVTMTNYEEAAMAIASLNGYRLGDKILQVSFKTNKSHK, translated from the exons ATGGCAGTCAGAAGGGGACACATTAGATACTTAAAA GAGGTGCATGACATGTCTAACGGTTACGAAGATCACATGGCAGATGAAGGCAAAGATGCCAGAACAAACCTTATTGTCAATTACCTGCCCCAGAACATGACCCAAGATGAACTACGCAGCCTCTTCAGCAGTATTGGGGAGGTAGAGTCTGCCAAGCTTATCCGTGATAAAGTGGCAG gcCACAGTTTAGGGTACGGATTTGTTAACTATCTTAACCCTAGTGATGCAGAAAGGGCAATCAATACACTCAATGGGCTGAGACTACAGTCTAAAACTATCAAG GTTTCTTATGCCAGACCAAGCTCAGACACCATAAAGGATGCCAACCTGTACATTAGTGGGCTGCCCAAAACCATGACGCAGAAAGATGTGGAGGACATGTTTACTCGCTATGGTCGAATCATTAACTCACGCGTTCTCGTTGACCAGGGAACAGGTGAGTGCA GTATGTCGCGAGGTGTGGCATTCATTCGCTTTGACAAGCGAGCAGAGGCTGAAGACGCCATTAAGGACTTGAATGGCCAGAAACCACCTGGTGCCACAGAGCCCATCACCGTGAAGTTTGCTGCCAACCCCAACCAGGCGAAGAACTCTCAGATTATCTCGCAGATCTACCATGCGCAGTCCCGGCGCTTTGGAGGGCCCGTTCACCACCAGGCCCAGAGGTTCAG GTTCTCACCCATGAGTGTGGACCATATGAGCGGCATCTCTGGGGTGAACGTCCCCGGGAACTCCACCTCTGGCTGGTGCATCTTCATCTACAATCTGGGCCAGGATGCCGACGAGGGCATTCTTTGGCAGATGTTCGGCCCGTTTGGAGCGGTCACCAACGTCAAAGTCATCCGAGACTTTAACACCAATAAATGCAAAGGGTTTGGCTTTGTGACCATGACAAACTACGAGGAGGCAGCAATGGCCATTGCTAGCCTCAACGGTTATCGCCTTGGGGACAAAATCTTACAGGTGTCTTTTAAAACCAACAAGTCTCACAAGTAA
- the slc1a8b gene encoding solute carrier family 1 member 8b: MEDPRACAKATYSDGHSPSKSLCGRMLEGMKRVLRKLVSAKIREWINDYCKQNGLLTLSVLAVISGCLIGYTLRSLNLSSQAKIYFSFPGELLMRMLKMLILPLITSSLMSGLASMDTKASGRMGLLTITYYLWTTFIAVIVGIVLVLIIHPGNGTEKEGHTGSSGPVMTSADALLDLIRNMIPSNLIEATFQQYKTELVPLVKSSTKESQANYVYIMPDYDNPKMGHPVFLEITPAPEVKYKVIPGSSKQMNVLGIVIFSATMGLLLGKLGERGLPLVNLCQCINECVMKIINAAMWYFPFGIIFLVAGKILDMHDPVHLAEKLGMYFITVLLGLFVHGVILLPLFFFILTKKNPFSYIRGLLQALVIALATSSSSATLPITMKCLLENCHVDRQIARFVLPVGATINMDGTALYEAVAAIFIAQVNDYELDFGQLVTISITATAASIGAAGIPQAGLVTMVIVLTSVGLPPDDITLIVAIDWILDRFRTMINVLGDALAAGIMAHLCRKDFPKKSERRDTVISYGTQSVQSVPLSEIPLITNRDYIFEVAGDTVTERPPTLYNLCQV; the protein is encoded by the exons ATGGAGGACCCAAGGGCGTGTGCCAAGGCAACTTATTCAGACGGTCATTCTCCGTCGAAGAGCCTTTGCGGAAGGATGCTGGAGGGGATGAAGCGCGTCCTCCGCAAGCTAGTGTCTGCGAAGATCCGGGAATGGATAAACGACTACTGCAAACAGAATGGCCTGCTGACTCTCTCAGTCCTTGCTGTAATTTCTGGATGTCTCATTGGATACACGCTGAGGAGTCTCAATTTGTCCTCTCAG GCAAAGATCTACTTCTCCTTTCCGGGAGAACTCCTGATGAGAATGCTCAAGATGCTTATTCTTCCTCTGATCACATCCAG TCTTATGTCCGGTCTGGCATCCATGGACACCAAGGCCAGTGGGCGCATGGGACTTCTCACCATAACATACTATTTGTGGACTACCTTCATTGCTGTGATAGTGGGGATTGTGCTGGTTCTCATTATACACCCTGGTAATggcacagagaaagagggacacaCTGGATCCAGCGGGCCTGTGATGACCTCAGCTGACGCTCTCCTCGACCTCATCAG GAATATGATTCCCTCAAATCTGattgaagcaacatttcagcag TACAAGACAGAGCTGGTGCCTTTGGTCAAAAGCTCAACAAAGGAGTCCCAGGCCAACTATGTTTACATCATGCCAGACTATGACAACCCCAAGATGGGTCACCCCGTGTTCCTGGAGATCACCCCGGCACCGGAGGTCAAGTACAAGGTGATTCCGGGGAGCAGCAAACAGATGAACGTGCTCGGAATCGTCATCTTCTCTGCCACCATGG GTCTCCTGCTAGGGAAACTGGGAGAGAGGGGGTTGCCCCTGGTAAACTTGTGCCAGTGCATCAATGAGTGTGTCATGAAGATCATCAATGCAGCCATGTG GTACTTCCCCTTTGGCATCATCTTCCTGGTGGCTGGAAAGATCCTTGACATGCATGACCCCGTCCACCTGGCTGAGAAGCTGGGCATGTATTTCATCACGGTGTTGTTGGGCCTGTTTGTGCACGGCGTCATCCtacttcctctcttcttcttcatcctcaCCAAGAAGAACCCCTTCAGCTACATCCGGGGCCTCCTGCAGGCGCTGGTCATCGCTCTGGCAACATCATCCAG CTCAGCGACTCTTCCCATCACTATGAAGTGCTTGCTGGAGAACTGCCACGTGGATCGTCAGATCGCTCGATTTGTGTTACCTGTCGGCGCCACCATTAACATGGACGGCACAGCACTCTATGAGGCCGTGGCTGCCATCTTTATTGCTCAAGTCAACGATTATGAGTTGGACTTCGGACAACTCGTCACCATCAG CATAACAGCAACAGCTGCAAGCATCGGTGCTGCAGGGATCCCCCAGGCCGGCCTGGTCACCATGGTCATTGTCCTGACCTCGGTGGGCCTTCCACCGGATGACATTACACTTATTGTGGCCATTGATTGGATCCT AGATCGCTTCCGGACCATGATCAATGTCCTTGGAGATGCCTTGGCAGCAGGCATTATGGCCCATCTATGCCGAAAAGACTTCCCAAAGAAAAGCGAAAGG CGTGACACCGTGATATCCTACGGGACTCAGAGTGTCCAGAGTGTGCCCTTATCTGAGATCCCGCTGATAACCAACAGGGACTATATCTTCGAAGTGGCTGGAGACACTGTGACGGAAAGACCTCCTACCCTCTATAATCTCTGCCAGGTGTAA